A stretch of Kaistella flava (ex Peng et al. 2021) DNA encodes these proteins:
- a CDS encoding alpha-amylase family glycosyl hydrolase produces MKKVLILLGFSLLTSCSSLKNNQQKPFVWEGANVYFLLTDRFKNGDPSNDINFNRKEKAAVLRGFEGGDLRGVIQKIDDNYFSDLGINAIWMTPVVEQIHGVTNEGTGNTYGFHGYWTKDWTELDPNFGTKKDLKELVEKAHKKGIRIVLDAVINHTGPVTETDEIYPNSWVRTSPTCTYNNFKNTTECTLVANLPDVLTESNQPAELPQMLVDKWKKEGKYETEMKSLDAFFARTGYPKAPKYYIMKWLADYVQEYGIDGYRVDTVKHTNEDVWKDFQKVCQESFDIYKRKNPSKVLDNNLFFTVGEVYGYGISQKQDYDFGDKKVNYYQNGFKSLINFDFKGDANKSYEELFSNYSKLLHSDLNGKTVMNYLTSHDDGSPFDKDRKRTYEAGTKLLLAPGISQVYYGDESARTLTIVGTEGDANLRSNMNWNDIAISASTNNLLKHYQKLGKFRANHPAVGAGVHQMISETPYYFSRVLSHENYTDKVIIGLDISGKLKEVNVEGVFAEGNQLKDFSSGASMPVINGKVSFYSNSPIVLLEKIN; encoded by the coding sequence ATGAAAAAAGTTCTTATTCTCCTCGGGTTTAGTTTACTGACCTCTTGTAGTTCCCTTAAAAATAATCAACAAAAGCCTTTCGTTTGGGAGGGAGCCAACGTTTACTTTCTTTTAACCGATCGTTTTAAAAATGGTGATCCGTCGAATGATATTAATTTTAATCGAAAAGAAAAAGCCGCTGTTCTTCGTGGTTTTGAAGGTGGAGATTTAAGAGGAGTTATTCAAAAAATTGATGATAATTATTTTTCTGATTTAGGAATAAACGCCATTTGGATGACACCAGTTGTGGAGCAAATTCACGGCGTAACCAATGAAGGAACAGGTAATACTTATGGATTTCATGGTTATTGGACAAAAGACTGGACGGAACTGGATCCCAATTTTGGAACGAAGAAAGACCTTAAAGAATTGGTGGAGAAAGCGCATAAAAAAGGAATTCGAATTGTTTTGGATGCGGTGATTAATCACACTGGACCGGTGACGGAAACCGATGAAATATATCCTAATTCCTGGGTGAGAACTTCGCCAACCTGTACTTACAATAATTTTAAAAATACAACTGAATGTACTTTGGTTGCTAATCTTCCTGATGTTTTAACGGAGTCAAATCAGCCTGCAGAACTTCCACAAATGCTCGTTGATAAATGGAAAAAAGAAGGGAAGTATGAAACGGAAATGAAATCCTTGGATGCCTTTTTTGCCAGAACAGGCTATCCAAAAGCACCGAAATATTATATTATGAAATGGCTGGCAGATTATGTTCAGGAATACGGAATTGACGGTTATCGCGTTGACACCGTAAAACATACGAATGAAGATGTTTGGAAAGATTTCCAGAAGGTTTGCCAGGAATCATTTGATATTTATAAAAGAAAAAATCCTTCGAAAGTACTTGACAATAATTTGTTTTTTACGGTGGGAGAAGTTTACGGTTATGGGATTTCACAAAAGCAAGATTACGATTTCGGTGATAAAAAAGTGAATTATTATCAGAACGGCTTTAAGTCGCTCATCAATTTCGATTTTAAAGGAGATGCCAATAAATCTTATGAAGAGCTATTTTCGAATTATTCAAAACTGTTGCATTCTGATTTGAACGGCAAAACCGTGATGAACTATTTAACTTCGCATGATGACGGATCACCTTTTGACAAGGATAGAAAAAGAACTTATGAAGCTGGAACAAAATTATTATTAGCACCCGGGATTTCACAAGTTTATTATGGAGATGAATCTGCAAGAACTTTAACGATTGTTGGTACAGAAGGCGATGCAAATCTTCGGTCAAACATGAACTGGAATGATATTGCGATAAGTGCATCAACCAATAACCTGTTAAAACATTATCAAAAATTAGGGAAATTTAGAGCGAATCATCCAGCTGTCGGCGCAGGCGTTCATCAAATGATTTCGGAAACGCCTTATTATTTCTCCCGCGTCTTATCCCATGAAAATTACACCGATAAAGTGATCATTGGACTTGATATCAGTGGAAAACTGAAAGAAGTAAATGTGGAAGGAGTTTTTGCTGAAGGAAATCAATTGAAA